The DNA segment AGAGCCATCCTTCGCATTCGCGTAGATCGCTGCGAGTTTCGAGGTATACGTCGGATTCTTCTTGCATAACTCACAGGCCGATCCCGTCTCCCCCTCCGAAATCGCCTTGATCTCCAGGGTCAGGCTCGCTGACTTTCCTGATCCCCCCGCAATGTTCGTATAAAAAATGTCCCGAAGCGTCGAGGCTGCTGTCGCACCAGTTGAATATTTTGAAGAAATATCCGAACCAACACCGCATGTCGTCAACTGATCCCCCGTCAGACTCCCAGCTTGCGCTGCCGCCATCATCGCCTCCGCTGAGGCGAAACCGAGCGCTCCAGGGGTTGTCGCCGCCATACACTGCCTCGCCACCTCCTTCACCGCACCGACATCATCCTGAACCCCAGTCCCGGTCGTCGGATTCGCATCCTTATAAGTCTTCTTCTGCAATTCCACATAACAGAGTGGATCGATCCCCTCCATCGCACACGATGCCCCAATCTGACACCCTGACTTGGATAAAAGATCGGCCACAGTCAGTGTCGTCTCGGTATCGGCATCACAGGTGATCGAGGTCGTCGTCCCCTCCTCGACCGTCGTCTCGCAGTAGTTCCGGATATCGAACTTCCCTGTCGAATCGGTACACTTGATATAAAATCGCGCCTTCCAGCTCGTAGAAGTCGCATCCGTCGGTTTTAAAGAAGAAACCACGGCGGCCAATGTATAGGCCCCGTTTGCATCAACCGTCACCTCCCCCAGATCTTCCCCCTCCAATGTAAACGCCTCACAGGTCATCCCGACCGCCGCTGACGGCGTGTCCGACGCCGCATACTTTATCCCAAGCGTTGAAAGCGCTGATGCCGAGGTTGCAGGGGCGGAGATCGTTCCGGTGAGATTGACGGTGGGTGCCGCAGCATCGGTCGTTTCCGTGGCACCTCTCGTGGCACTTCCACATCCGAATTGCGTCCAGAAGAGGGGGGATATAAAGAAGAAAGAAACGATCATCAAAACCAAGATTTTAATTTTAATGGATCCCATGACTGCCCTCCCTGCCCCAACCATTAGTTTTTTAGTTTCCCACCCCTAAACCCAGCAAGATTCATTCCAGAAAAATAGAAAATTAATAGACTGATATCATTCATCTTTTTTTGATTGGAAAGAATAAAGGGGGTATAAAAAAACCCTTTTCTAACAAAAAAATGACGGTATAACGATTCCTCTCACATCTAAATGGGGAGGTCTCAATGAAACGAATTAAAAAAATCGGAATGATCGTCGGAGGGACTCTCTTCCTCTTGATCGCCACTATCGTGATCCTTCCCTTTGTGATCGACGTGAATCACTTCAAGGATCCGATCATCCAGAAGGTCGAGGAGAATATTAATGGCAAGGTCCATCTCGATCGAATCGGACTCAAGCTTTTCCCTTTTATCGGACTTCGGCTTGAAAAATTGGCGGTCACGAATCTCCCCGACTCTCCCTTCAAAGACTCTCCTGTGGTCAAACTGGGGGAACTTGATTTCAAGATCCATCTGAAAAGCATTCTCAAGAAAAAGATCATCGTCACCCTCCTCCTGAATCAACCTGAAATCCAGTTTATCAAAACAGCAGAAGGCTCAAATATTGATGCCCTGATCAAGAAAAAGGAGACGGCCCCGGGTCCCCCTGTAGAAGCACCACCACCGGAACCGAAACCGACTGAGGAGGTCAAAAAAGCCCCCCCACAACTCCCTGCGGAGCTGATCATCGAGGAGATCAGCATAAAAGAGGGATCACTACTCTTTGACGATCGTGTCGCCCAAAAACCACCGCTAAAGGTTGGCGGCTTTCGACTTCGGATTACGAATGCGGTCCTGACCGACACGAGCAAGCCGATCGGGATCGATCTCGGCATGAGACTCTTTGACCAGGAAAAAGAAAACTTGGCCTTTCAGGCCGAGGTCGCTGTCGATCAGGTCAAGAAGAATGCAACGCTCAAGGATGGAAAATTGACTGTTGCCGGCTCTCCGATCCTGATGAATCTCGTCGTGGAAGATTTCGAAAAGGAACAAAAGGTCGATGCGACACTCTCCGCACCTGCCTTCGCCATGAATTCGGTCTACTCGCTTGTCCCCGATGCCAAAAAATCTCTCCCACCGGGGACCAAGTTCGAGGGCTCTCTCACACTCGATGTCTCAGCGAAAGGAACCCCGAAGAATATCGACTTGAAGACATCGCTCGATCTCAAACAGGCATCGATCGTCTACGGCCCTCTTTTTTCAAAACCGGCCGGTTCGACACTCGATGCCTCCATTGCGGTGAACTACACGCCGGAAAAGGTGACGATTCAGACACTCGCCTTCCACCTCCTTTCTGCAGCGCTCACAGGAGACGGAAGTCTCGGAATGACAGGAACACAAGAAGTCGCGATCAACTTAAAAACCAATCCACTCAATCTGAAGGAATTGATCGGCCTCTCACCCGCGAACAAGGCATTGAATGTGGACGGATCCCTCCAGCTCGGTCTGTCGGCCGCAGGCCCCACAAAACCAAAACCGGACGTCGCGATCTCCGGAAACCTCTCTTCGGAAAAGCTGAGTTATGAAAAATTTACACTGACCTCACTCACAAGCTCTTTTTCCTTCGCGAATCAAGTCGCGAATCTGAAAGAGCTCGCCTTCACCCTCTTCGAGGGGAGATTTTCAGGGACTGCCGTCGTTGATATGAAAAACCCGAAGCAGATGGGGTGGGATTCGACACTGAAGGTCGAGGGGATGAATATCGACATGGCGCTCACACAAGTCGCTTCATTGCCTGATGTGTTAACCGGGAAGGGGAATGTCGATGTTGTTCTGAAAGGATCCGGAACCAAACCGGAAGAGATCAAAAAGACAGTCTCCGGCACCATCGGCCTCGCCTTGAATGACGGCGAGCTGAAGGCGGTTAATCTTGGGCCAGCAATCTTCTCGGAAAATTTATTAAGCGGAATGGACAAACTTGGCCAAATTTCCGGAGGGAAATTTGGTCAGCCCGGTTTTGTGCAAAATCTGCAGAGCACCCCCTACCAACATCTTGCGATGAACATGACGATTCAGGATGGGAAGATCCAGATCTCCAAATTTGATCTGACTCACACGGAGAACCAGATTGAGATGGGTGGGAACATGGATCTCGATCTCAAACTCGACCTCGCCGGGAAATATATCCTCTCGAAGCCGGCCACGGAGGCGTGGATCACAAACGAAAAGGTCCGTCCCTACGTCACCGATTCGGAAGGGCGTTTCTTAATTCCGTTCAAGATTTCCGGTGAACTGAAGAGCCCGACGATCTCGCCTGACTTCGCCTATGTCAATGAGATGGTCGCGAAGGCGGTCTCCTCGGCCGCCACTGATGAACTGAAGCGCCGCGCCGCCGAAGAGGCCGATAAAGCCAAGAAGGTCGCTGAAGAGAAGGCAAAGGCAGCTGCAGATCGCGCCAAACAAGAGGCAGCGGCAGCCCAGTCACGCGCGGAAGAAGAGGCGAAGAAAAAAGCCCAAGAGGCGGCACCAAAACCGGCCGATGTGGGAGAAAAATTGAAAAAGTTGTTTTAGGAGCTATGTACACTACTGGATTACAAAAATCAGAAAGTTTTCTTGTAACTTATCTCTTAATCTTTTACCATTTCCACGCAGGTTTAGAGGGACAAATATGAAGCATCGACTCCGGAGGCAAGTATGTCTTCCCTCAAAAGCCTTATTGCGGAATTAAAGAATTTCCGAACAATTCTTTTGATCGGATTGATCGGTCTTGCAACAACCTTTACCGTTTTTTTTACTGCCCTCGAATTCCGGACCGGCCGCCTCCAAAAAAAATTCGAGGAACTCGCGAGGGAAAGAATCGAAACGATTCAAAGGGAGATCGACAGCTACAAGAACGACCTTCAATCAAGCGAGGCCGAGGGAGATTCCTTTGAGATTGAGAATCTCAAAAAAAGGCTGATCGCTCGTCGCCCATATGTCGTCACCGTGGAGTGGCTTCCCCTCTCCGTATCGACTCAAAAAGGAACCATCCCCTTCCTCCCCTGGAAGGTCATGGAGAAATTACCACAAAAGGGGGATGTCATGGCGACCGCTCAGGAGACCTTTCTTTGTCTTTACCTCCCTGTTTTTCAAAAAGACTCCGGAAAATTGTCAGGATTCGTGAAAGAAACAATTCACCTGCCCCAGTTGGCACTCTTGGCCCTTTCACCATTCAAACCAATGGGAAATATCATTGAATTTCTCGACTTGACCGAACAGAAAAAGTTCCTCTTCACCATCGATAGGGGAGGAGACGTCAAGGCAGACACACAAGGGACGATCTCCCGCTTCTTTTTTGAAAAGGAGATTGAGATCCCACCCCTCCGTCTTCAACTCAGATTTTTATCAACCCCTGCCTACGTCAAAAACTATCAGCCATACGAT comes from the Deltaproteobacteria bacterium genome and includes:
- a CDS encoding AsmA family protein; its protein translation is MKRIKKIGMIVGGTLFLLIATIVILPFVIDVNHFKDPIIQKVEENINGKVHLDRIGLKLFPFIGLRLEKLAVTNLPDSPFKDSPVVKLGELDFKIHLKSILKKKIIVTLLLNQPEIQFIKTAEGSNIDALIKKKETAPGPPVEAPPPEPKPTEEVKKAPPQLPAELIIEEISIKEGSLLFDDRVAQKPPLKVGGFRLRITNAVLTDTSKPIGIDLGMRLFDQEKENLAFQAEVAVDQVKKNATLKDGKLTVAGSPILMNLVVEDFEKEQKVDATLSAPAFAMNSVYSLVPDAKKSLPPGTKFEGSLTLDVSAKGTPKNIDLKTSLDLKQASIVYGPLFSKPAGSTLDASIAVNYTPEKVTIQTLAFHLLSAALTGDGSLGMTGTQEVAINLKTNPLNLKELIGLSPANKALNVDGSLQLGLSAAGPTKPKPDVAISGNLSSEKLSYEKFTLTSLTSSFSFANQVANLKELAFTLFEGRFSGTAVVDMKNPKQMGWDSTLKVEGMNIDMALTQVASLPDVLTGKGNVDVVLKGSGTKPEEIKKTVSGTIGLALNDGELKAVNLGPAIFSENLLSGMDKLGQISGGKFGQPGFVQNLQSTPYQHLAMNMTIQDGKIQISKFDLTHTENQIEMGGNMDLDLKLDLAGKYILSKPATEAWITNEKVRPYVTDSEGRFLIPFKISGELKSPTISPDFAYVNEMVAKAVSSAATDELKRRAAEEADKAKKVAEEKAKAAADRAKQEAAAAQSRAEEEAKKKAQEAAPKPADVGEKLKKLF